A window of Thunnus thynnus chromosome 17, fThuThy2.1, whole genome shotgun sequence contains these coding sequences:
- the LOC137168264 gene encoding serine protease 27-like codes for MKLLVCYIVLMTVMITGGNAQLDVCGNAPLNTKIVGGEDAAAGAWPWQASLHSNGRHFCGGSLINNQWILTAAHCFPSTSTLGLQVYLGRENQQSLNPNEVSRTVSQVITHPNYDSNTNDNDIALLRLSSTVDFTNYIRPVCLAAAGSVFGAGTICWVTGWGDIRTDVSLPSPQTLQEVNVPVVSNSRCTESYSILTNNMICAGLTEGGKDSCQGDSGGPMVSKDGSRWVQAGVVSFGNGCAEPNFPGVYARVSEYQTWINSQITSDQPGFVTFQSSSTSTDASSTGNVPFMSLSFPLLLSILPVLFSLFVLS; via the exons TTTGTGGCAACGCACCGCTCAACACAAAGATCGTAGGAGGTGAAGATGCTGCTGCGGGGGCCTGGCCCTGGCAGGCCAGTCTGCACAGTAACGGCAGACATTTCTGTGGGGGATCTCTGATCAACAACCAGTGGAtcctgactgcagctcactgtTTCCCCAG caCCAGCACATTAGGTTTGCAGGTTTATCTCGGACGTGAGAACCAACAAAGCCTGAATCCAAACGAGGTGTCTCGGACAGTGTCCCAGGTCATCACGCATCCAAACTATGATAGCAACACAAATGACAACGACATCGCCTTGTTGCGGCTGTCCTCAACTGTTGACTTCACCAACTACATCAGACCTGTGTGTCTGGCGGCGGCGGGCAGCGTCTTCGGGGCCGGAACCATCTGCTGGGTCACTGGATGGGGGGACATCCGGACTGATG tttcCCTTCCTTCCCCACAGACGCTGCAGGAGGTGAATGTTCCCGTCGTGTCTAACAGCCGGTGTACCGAATCCTACAGTATTCTCACAAACAACATGATCTGTGCTGGTTTAACAGAAGGAGGAAAGGACTCTTGCCAG GGGGATTCAGGCGGCCCGATGGTGAGCAAAGACGGCTCTAGGTGGGTCCAGGCCGGAGTGGTGAGTTTTGGAAACGGCTGTGCTGAGCCCAATTTCCCCGGAGTCTACGCCAGAGTGTCCGAGTACCAGACCTGGATTAACAGCCAAATCACCAGCGACCAGCCGGGCTTCGTCACCTTCCAgagctcctccacctccaccgaTGCTTCATCCACTGGAAACGTTCCCTTTATGtccctctcctttcctctgctgctgtccATTTTACctgtcctcttttctctctttgtgctcTCATAA